The Rubricoccus marinus nucleotide sequence TCCACGCCCACGAAGGCGGGCGCGATGGCGGCCTCTGGCGTCCGCGAGGTGAACACGCGCGAGTCGCTCTCTGGCGTGGCGTGGCAGAACAACACGCGGCCCGGACTCTCGATCTCCACCGCCAGAGGCCACGAGGTGATCCACCGGAGGTCGTCAGGGGAGAGCGTCTCGGCGAGCCATCGCGCTTCCCCGTCGGCCCGCTCGGAGAACCCGCCCGGCGGCTGTCCCGCAGCGGCCCGCAGCGTCTCCGATTCTGCGTTGCCCCGGATGAAGAGCGTCGGGACGGGCAGCGCGCGGAGGGCGCGGAGCGACGCCGCCGGAAACGGCCCCGCGATCACGTCGCCCCCGACGATCACGCGCTCGATGCCCTCCGCCTGCACGTCGGCGAGCACCGCTTCCAGAGCGGGCAAGTTGCCGTGGATGTCGTACAGGGCGGCGGTGCGCATGGGCGGGGCCTCTGGCGCCAGAGGCAACGGGCGGAGTAGTTAGCCACCGAGCCTACACCGCGCGCGCGTGAGAGATTCTGGACTGGACGTGAGATTCGGAACCCCTGAGCACGGCTGGCTCGATGTCGAGGTGAGCACGCCCGACTGGAGCGTTTCGAGAAGCGTCTCCGACGTTCCCTGCGATTCCCTCGCGCATCTCGTGGAGGCGCTCCTTCTCCTCGCATCCGGGGGGCAGAGCGTGCGCGTTGAGTGGTCCCTGGAGCCCGCGTACTGGCACTGGTCGTTTGAGGTGGAAGGGCACGAGGTGCTCGTCGCCGTGAGCGACCCGAGCGGACAGAGTGGACCCGCGCGGCTGCCCCTCGGCCCCACGCTCCGCGTGTTCTGCCGGAGCCTGCTCCGCTTGCGCTCCGATCCGGCCTGGAGCCGTGAGGACGCGAGCCTCACGTGGAGTTGGCCGTTCCCCAGCGACGGGCTCGATCGGTTGCGGGAGGCGGTGCTCGCCACGTAGGCGCCAGAGGCCTCTGGCGCTAGGGGCGTCGTATGAACGGGCAGCCTCGCGCTAACGAGCCGTCAACGTCGCCGTGACGGGGCTGATCACCGCCGCGCTTCTAGCGACGCTGGGAGTCTATCGGTGTCGCTCTAACCTCTGGCGCCAGAGGCGGGAGGGGCTCTAGATTTAGCGACAGGTGTTTCTGCGTAGAGAGGCTCGATGCCGCCAAATACCTGTTAGGCGACCTTTCCCCAATCCGATGCACGGTAAGTCTCTGGACGATATTGCGAACATGACGGACGCTGAGTTGGAAAGGCTCAATGCCCAAACGCTTTTCGTCGTCAATGGGTTGCCTAGCTGCTGGCTCAATCATGCTGACGAGTTGCGGGATGCGGCTGAGGTTTTGTGGAACGACAAGAGCAACGGACTGCGCGTTGAGGACGAACCAGTTGTAGAGATTGAAGAGGTACGAGATGGAAACCTGATATCTGAGGTGCCGAAGGTCAGGCGTGAGGTTTCTAAGTTTTACGCCGTGTCTCGGCCCTATTTATTGCTTGCGGGTTTCGCGATTGAGAATCTGACCAAGGGCATCTTGGTAGCGGAGGATCCCAAACTGATCTCCGACGGAGTTTTGGGGTCTGAGATCAAGACTAACAATCTCATCCACCTGCTTGATAAGATTGATTCAGTGGAGGCTAGCGAGTCCGAGAGGAATTTTTGCTCCGTCGCTAGCAGCGCCCTCCCGTATTGGGGCCGCTACCCCATACCGCTCCATCATGGTGGCGTTATGCCTGAGGTAGGTATGGATGCCACCATGCGAGAGGCTTACCTCTCGCTCCATGACCGTCTCGGTCTGACCTTGTACAGTCGGGTCAAAAATGGGTGGGACTCGGGCATCGGTGCACGGACGGTGAGCCTCTATTCGAGAAGGTATGAGGACATGATGCCCTAATGACGCGACGGCCCCCAAAGCAGCCGCCAAAGGCCACCAGCGGATACCGTCCGCAGTCGGCCTAGCGCTCCCCACCAGAGGCCTCTGGCGCCAGAGTCTACCGCTCGCTCCGGCGGTGCGAGAGCAGCCACGCGTACACCTCCGGGTTGGCGTAGGTCTCCGTCCACGCGTCGTGCCCGGCGTCCGGGTAGACGGTAAAGCGCACGTCGCCGCCAGAGGCCCGCAGGCGGCTCACCATGGCGGTGGACTGGCTGATGGGCACTACGGAGTCGAGCGCGCCGTGGACGTTCCAGACCGGCACCTCGCGCGCCGCGCCGATGCCGATGGGGTTGCCGCCGCCGCAGACGATCAGCGCCGCCGCGATGCGCTCCGGGAGTCGCTCGATGGCCTCCCACGCGCCGTAGCCGCCCATGCTGAGGCCCGTCACGTACACCCGGTCCGCGTCGATGCGGTAGGCCTCTTGCGCCGCGTCCATCGCTGCGGCCACGCGCCCCATGGTCCAGCGCCCGCCCTCGGGCACCTGCGGCGCGGCGATCACGAACGGGAGGTCGCGCCCCTCGCGGCGCTCCTTCAGCGGCCCATGCACGCCGACCGCCGCGAGGCTGTCGCCCCGCTCGCCCGCGCCGTGTAAAAACACGAGGAGCGGCCACCGGCGCTCCGCGTCGGCCTCGTAGCCCTCGGGGAGCGCGACGAGCATCTCGCCAGAGGCCGCGTCGGTCCAGCTGCCGCTGTACGGGAGAGAGGGTTGCGCTTCTGGCGCCAGAGGCAGGAGGAGCATGAGAAGTAGGAAGAGGCGCATGGAGCCACGAGAAGGAGACGTGAAGCTAGCGGCTCGCGCTTGCGCCTCACGCGGCGTGAGGTGTGTACCCTCGCGCCATGACCGAGACACTCACCGTCGGCCAACTGGCCGCCCGCACGGGGCTCACCGTCCGCGCCCTCCACCACTACGAAGAGGCCAGGCTTCTGGCGCCCTCGCGCACCGACGCCGGGCACCGCCGCTACGGCGCGAGGGAGATCGAGCGCGTGCAGCAGATCTGCTCGCTCCGCGCCCTCGGGACGCCTCTGGCGGAGATCGGCGCCGCGCTCGACGCGCCCGACTTCGACCCGGTCGCCCTTCTGGAGCGCCAGCGCCAGAGGCTGACCGAGGAGGCGGCACAGATCGACGCGCTCCGCCAGAGGCTCGACGGCCTCGCGCGGCTCCTGCGCCAGCGGCAGGCCTCTGGCGCCCCGATCCCCACCGACACCTTCACCACCCTCATTCAGGCCATGGAGACCATCGAGACGCACTACACCCCCGAGCAACTGCAACAACTCGCCGAGCGCCGCGAGGCGTTGGGCGAGGACACCATCCGCGAGGTCGAGGCCGAGTGGCCGCGCCTCTTCAGCGCCCTCGGCGCCGAGATGGACGCCGGGACCGATCCCACCGAGCCAGAGGCCCGCGCACTCATCAACCGCTGGGACGAGCTGGTGGCGATGTTCACCCACCACGACCCCGGCATCACCGAGTCGCTCGGCAACGTGTGGACGCACGAGGGCGAGAGCACGTCGCAGATGATGGGCCTGGACCCGGAGCGGATGCAGCGCCTCTTCGCCTACGCGCAGCAGGTCCGCGACGCGCGCTAGCGCCAGAGGCTCAGGGCGCCCACAACCCTCACCAGTGTCATCGCGAGGAGCAACGCGACGCGGCGATCTAGCCGCTCAGCATCGCGAGATCGCTTCGCTGTCGCTCGCGATGACGAGTGGTTTGGAGGCAATGACGACCGGCCTGGGAAAAGCGTCCCCAGCCTGAAAGCCCGAGTTGGAGAGCCGTCGCATCCGCTCAGGATGGGAGCGCGGGCCTTCGAATTGAGACCCTCCTCTGGCGCCAGAGGCTTAGGCCCGCGTCAGGATGATCGGCCCGCGGACGATGGTCGGCTGGGGGCAGTTGCTCCCGTTGACCTCAACATCGCCGTCGAGCGTCGCGCCAGAGGCCTGCACGTCGGTCGTGCCGTTGAGCACGAGGCAGCCGCCAGCGGCCTGAGCGGTCCACGTGAACCGGGTGCCGTCGAGGTCGCCGCGGAGCGTGGCCACGTCGGCGACGCCGTTGACGCTCGCCGTCCCGGTGACGACCGAGCCCGTCTGCTGGAGCACCAGCGTCGCCGTGGTGTTGGCGCCGAGGGTGACCGTCCCGGTCCAGGTGCCCGAGACCTGGGCGGGCTCAGGGGCGCTGGAGTCGCATCCCGAGAGGGCGAGAAAGAGGACGAGGGCGAGAGAAAGCGATGTGCGCATGGCAGCAGGGGAATGGGGTTCCTCTACTCACGCACGCTTCCGCGCCCACACCGATCATCCTCGAGGCCTCTGGCGCTACAGGTCTGGCGCGTAGCGCGCGGCCATCTCCTCCTGCGTCTCCTCGCGGTCGGCGCGGCCCGTCTGGTCGTTCAAGATCTGGCTCGTCGGCGGGAGCGCCTCGCGCGGGGTTTGCGCGTCGGCACGCCAGAGGCGGGAGCGCATCAGCGCCTTCGCGCAGTGGAGGTAGGCCTCCTCCACGGTGATCTCCAAAACTGCGCGAGGCAGGCGCCGCTCGCTGCTGAATGCGCCCAGCACCTCGGGCTCCACGCGGACGCGCGCGGAACCGTTGACGCGCAGCGTCTCGTCGACGCCCGGGATCAGGAAGAGGAGGCCCGCCCGGCCCGTCTCGGCGATGTTCGAGAACGAGTCCAGGCGGTTGTTGCCGGGCGCGTCGGGCAGCCAGAGCGTGCGCTCGTCGTGCACGCGGACGAACCCCGGCGCGCCGCCGCGCGGGGACGCGTCCAGGCGGCCGCTGGCGTCGCCAGAGGCGAGGACGGCAAACGGCGCGAGCGCGAGAAAGCGTCGGCAGTGCGCGTCGAGGTGGTCGAGCGTTTTGTCCACGGCCCGCCCCGTCGGCTGGGGGTAGTGGTCGCGGAGGTCGGCGGCGGAGTCGATCATGGGTCGCTCGGTAGACGCCGGAAGGGTACCGATGCGCGAGAGAACAACGGGCGCCAGAGGCTCTCGCGTCCAGCCTCTGGCGCGATCTTGCGCCATGCCCCGCGTCACCCTCTACGTCGCCCAGAGCCTCGACGGCTACATCGCCGACGCCAGCGGCGGCGTCGGCTGGCTGCCGGAGCCGCCCGAGGGCGAGGACTTCGGCTACGGCGCCTTCTGGGACAGCGTGGACGCCCTCGCGATGGGCCGCGCCACCTACGACCAGATCCGCGCCTGGGACCAGTGGCTCTACGAGGGGCGCCCCACCGTCGTCTACTCCTCGCGCCCGCCCGACCCCCATCCGCCCGCCGGCGTCCGGTTCGCCTCTGGCGACCTCGCCGAAGGCCTTGCGCCGTTCGCGCCAGAGGCCCACGTCTGGCTCGTTGGCGGCGGCGACCTCGCGAGCCAGTTCCGCGACGCGGGCCTGCTCGATGCCGTGCACCTGTTCGTCGTGCCCGTTTTGCTCGGCTCCGGCGTGCGCCTCTGGCGCGAGGGCGCCGGGCCGACCGGGCTCCGCCTGGACTGGGCCGAGGCGCACGCGGGCGGAACGGAGATGCGCTACACCGTGGCGCGGTAGCGGGCTACTCCAGCCAGGGCGCAGCGGTCGTGTCCTCGGCCCACCCGCCAGAGGGCCGGGGCGCGACCACGACCGTGGTGTCGTAGACCCAGAGCGACGAGCGGCGGCGCTCCAAGCGGATGCGCACGCGGCCGTCCGCCAGAGGCACGAGGTACTGGGCGCCAGAGGAATCGGTCCTGAGCGCGTCCACGAGGGGGACGAACCCCAGCGCGCGGTCCAAGTCGGTGACGCCCTCGATAGTGACCGAGCGCGTGAGCCACTCGCGGTCCTCCCGGGCGCCGTCGGGCCGGTCGTCGCGGTGGAGGAGGACCGAGAACGGCGCGGCGGTAAAGAAGTCGGCGTCCTGCGGGCGGAGCGTGGCCGAGACCCACGCGCCGCTCGCCTGCGTCACTAGGCTCCGTTTGGGGACCCACCGCATGTTGTTCGCGCCGACGTTGAGGCGCACCCACGGGTCGTCCTGGCACCCGGCCAACGCGAGGGCGAACAGGAGGGCGTAGGCGGTCCGGTGCATGGGCGCGCAACCTACCCCACCGCTACGCGGCTCGTCGCCAGAGGCCCGCGCCCGCCTCTGGCGGGTCCTGCGCGAGGTCCCACAGCCGGTCCGCCTGCGCCTCGGTGATCTCCGGCGGGGTGCGCGTGTTGGGGACCGTCCCGAAAATGGCCATCAGCGCCTCTGGCGTGAGGACTGGCGGCGCGAACAGCTCCACGGCGTGCGCGGCGCAGACGGCCACGGCGCCAGAGGCCTGGGCGCGCTCGCGGCAGACGGCGTCCCACTCGTCGGTGTGGAGGCGGCCGTGGTGGAGCGTGAGCGGGACCGGCAAGGGCGCGTTGCCGTCCACGACGAGGTTGCTGGGGAGCCGCAGGCCTCTGGCGCGGTAGTCGGCGGCCGCAGCCTCGTGCGACGCGAACGTCGCCTCGACGGTGAGCGCGCCGAGAAGGCGCCAGTGCGGCGTGCGGACCTCGCCCCACCGGCCCTTTGTGGTCGTGTACAGGACCGTGTCGCCGGGGCGCAGGCGTGGGGCGAAGTTGCGGCCCCGGCTGGATGCCGTGATGGCGGGGCGCCGGTGCTCCAAGTCGGGCTCGCGGCGGCTCATGCCGTTGACGAACGGCGGCAGCGCGTACTTCAAAACGGCCTCGCGGCCGCCGCGCGTCTTGCACAGCGGCCACGTGGAGCAGAGGAAAAAGCGGGGCGGGCGCGCGTCGTCGTCGCCAGAGGCCTCTGGCGGGGTGTCGGGAGTGGTCATGGCGTCAAGGTCCGCCGCGGTGCTGCCACCGGCCCGTCACGCCAGAGGCGGGGCGCTCTCTCGTCGGCGGCCCGTTCCGCGCGCGGCGTTACCGCGCCGCCGTCGTACCCGGCTGGGAGTGCGGCGAGGCGCCGGGGTGCGTGGCGGGCGAGCCGGCGTCGCCAGAGGCCTCTGGCGCGTGGACCTCGGCGGCGCGCGAGGAGCGGAGGTCCTGCGCCTCGTTGAGCGTGCGGTCCAGGTTGTAGGCAGCCGAGATGAGGCCGAGGTGCGAGAACGCCTGCGGCGTGTTGCCGAGCGCCTGCCCGCGCAGGCCCGTCATCTCAGCGAAGAGGCCGAG carries:
- a CDS encoding prolyl oligopeptidase family serine peptidase, translated to MRLFLLLMLLLPLAPEAQPSLPYSGSWTDAASGEMLVALPEGYEADAERRWPLLVFLHGAGERGDSLAAVGVHGPLKERREGRDLPFVIAAPQVPEGGRWTMGRVAAAMDAAQEAYRIDADRVYVTGLSMGGYGAWEAIERLPERIAAALIVCGGGNPIGIGAAREVPVWNVHGALDSVVPISQSTAMVSRLRASGGDVRFTVYPDAGHDAWTETYANPEVYAWLLSHRRSER
- a CDS encoding MerR family transcriptional regulator; translation: MTETLTVGQLAARTGLTVRALHHYEEARLLAPSRTDAGHRRYGAREIERVQQICSLRALGTPLAEIGAALDAPDFDPVALLERQRQRLTEEAAQIDALRQRLDGLARLLRQRQASGAPIPTDTFTTLIQAMETIETHYTPEQLQQLAERREALGEDTIREVEAEWPRLFSALGAEMDAGTDPTEPEARALINRWDELVAMFTHHDPGITESLGNVWTHEGESTSQMMGLDPERMQRLFAYAQQVRDAR
- a CDS encoding dihydrofolate reductase family protein, with protein sequence MPRVTLYVAQSLDGYIADASGGVGWLPEPPEGEDFGYGAFWDSVDALAMGRATYDQIRAWDQWLYEGRPTVVYSSRPPDPHPPAGVRFASGDLAEGLAPFAPEAHVWLVGGGDLASQFRDAGLLDAVHLFVVPVLLGSGVRLWREGAGPTGLRLDWAEAHAGGTEMRYTVAR
- a CDS encoding pyridoxamine 5'-phosphate oxidase family protein, with product MAQDRARGWTREPLAPVVLSRIGTLPASTERPMIDSAADLRDHYPQPTGRAVDKTLDHLDAHCRRFLALAPFAVLASGDASGRLDASPRGGAPGFVRVHDERTLWLPDAPGNNRLDSFSNIAETGRAGLLFLIPGVDETLRVNGSARVRVEPEVLGAFSSERRLPRAVLEITVEEAYLHCAKALMRSRLWRADAQTPREALPPTSQILNDQTGRADREETQEEMAARYAPDL
- a CDS encoding metallophosphoesterase family protein, giving the protein MRTAALYDIHGNLPALEAVLADVQAEGIERVIVGGDVIAGPFPAASLRALRALPVPTLFIRGNAESETLRAAAGQPPGGFSERADGEARWLAETLSPDDLRWITSWPLAVEIESPGRVLFCHATPESDSRVFTSRTPEAAIAPAFVGVDCPTVVCGHTHLPFDRRIAGRRVINAGSVGMPFGQTGADWLVLGPEGIAFRHTDYDLAAAAERIRASEYPHAASLAQNNVERVPSADQALAMLEQLQASQAA